From a region of the Stenotrophomonas sp. BIO128-Bstrain genome:
- a CDS encoding AAA family ATPase has protein sequence MSGKNVFEGPRWQRDLVRFLPLKSQFVLSGNIRDLQAAEVAPGTVTAQSFNQTLCNTLLDQGYAQVLGWDPLAGFRALERPGTDPASGIALLQSLGLTPVDGAAPAGIDLLSATLQRLVVRPGEPVAVIIDFASRLAVRSDALSAAEHQLFTQALVLSHQARSRPGGVQRKPFFNTVLWVVEKEGDLPDWLLVGNPRIRHIPVVKPDQLTRRALAPALLKGLAGAPDASAEATAQAVDAFVQSTEGLLLLDLSAIAQLARVEGVAVDQIGDAVRRYKVGVTEDPWLRIDRQRIRMGDAFVHQRVKGQHHAVTHMLDIVKRAMTGVGASRKGNRPRGVAFLAGPTGVGKTELAKTVTSLLFGDESAYIRFDMSEFSAEHADQRLIGAPPGYVGYDVGGELTNAIREKPFSVVLFDEIEKAHPRILDKFLQILDDGVLTSGRGDRVYFSEALIVFTSNLGIYRQGEHGERVANVLPGEPFEQVQSKVHDEIDRHFKLVLNRPEILNRIGENIIVFDFIREEVAVQIFDQMVDATLADLQAQHLRVTLAAPARHALRALCLKDLSNGGRGIRNQLEAHLLNPLARALFDQDAQPGQQFTIVAVDANVLNLERG, from the coding sequence ATGTCAGGGAAGAATGTGTTTGAAGGTCCGCGCTGGCAGCGCGATCTTGTTCGTTTCCTTCCCTTGAAGAGCCAGTTCGTGCTTTCCGGGAACATCCGTGACCTGCAGGCCGCCGAAGTGGCACCGGGCACGGTCACCGCGCAGAGCTTCAATCAGACCCTGTGCAACACCCTGCTCGACCAGGGCTATGCGCAGGTGCTGGGCTGGGATCCGTTGGCCGGCTTCCGCGCCCTGGAACGCCCCGGCACCGATCCCGCCAGCGGCATCGCCCTGCTGCAATCGCTGGGGCTGACCCCGGTGGATGGCGCCGCGCCCGCCGGTATCGACCTGCTCAGTGCCACGCTCCAGCGGCTGGTGGTCCGCCCGGGCGAGCCGGTGGCAGTGATCATCGATTTCGCCTCGCGCCTGGCAGTGCGCAGCGACGCCCTCAGCGCCGCCGAACACCAGCTGTTCACCCAGGCCCTGGTGCTCTCCCACCAGGCACGCAGCCGACCGGGTGGCGTGCAGCGCAAGCCCTTCTTCAACACGGTGCTCTGGGTAGTGGAGAAGGAAGGTGACCTGCCCGACTGGCTGCTGGTCGGCAACCCGCGCATCCGCCACATTCCGGTGGTCAAGCCGGACCAGCTCACCCGGCGCGCACTGGCCCCGGCGCTGCTCAAGGGTCTGGCCGGTGCCCCGGACGCCAGTGCCGAGGCCACCGCGCAGGCGGTGGATGCATTCGTGCAGAGCACCGAGGGGCTGCTGTTGCTGGACCTCAGTGCCATCGCGCAGCTGGCCCGGGTCGAAGGGGTGGCGGTGGACCAGATCGGCGACGCCGTGCGCCGCTACAAGGTCGGGGTCACCGAAGACCCCTGGCTGCGCATTGACCGGCAGCGCATCCGCATGGGCGATGCGTTCGTCCACCAGCGGGTCAAGGGCCAGCACCATGCGGTGACCCACATGCTGGACATCGTCAAGCGCGCGATGACCGGCGTGGGGGCCAGCCGCAAGGGCAACCGGCCGCGCGGCGTGGCGTTCCTGGCCGGCCCCACCGGCGTGGGCAAGACCGAGCTGGCCAAGACCGTCACCAGCCTGCTATTTGGTGACGAAAGCGCCTACATCCGGTTCGACATGTCCGAGTTCAGCGCCGAGCATGCCGACCAGCGGCTGATCGGCGCTCCGCCCGGCTACGTGGGCTACGACGTGGGCGGCGAACTGACCAACGCCATCCGCGAGAAGCCGTTCAGCGTGGTCCTGTTCGATGAGATCGAGAAGGCCCATCCGCGCATCCTCGACAAGTTCCTGCAGATCCTCGATGACGGCGTGCTCACGTCCGGGCGTGGCGACCGCGTGTACTTCTCCGAGGCGCTGATCGTGTTCACCTCCAATCTGGGCATCTACCGTCAGGGCGAGCATGGCGAGCGCGTGGCCAACGTGCTGCCCGGCGAGCCTTTCGAACAGGTGCAGAGCAAGGTGCACGACGAAATCGACCGGCACTTCAAACTGGTCCTGAACCGGCCGGAGATCCTCAACCGGATCGGCGAGAACATCATCGTGTTCGATTTCATCCGCGAGGAGGTCGCGGTGCAGATCTTCGACCAGATGGTCGACGCGACCCTGGCCGACCTGCAGGCCCAGCACCTGCGCGTGACCCTGGCCGCGCCGGCCCGCCACGCGCTGCGCGCGCTATGCCTGAAGGACCTCTCCAACGGCGGGCGCGGCATCCGCAACCAGCTCGAGGCGCACCTGCTCAACCCGCTGGCGCGTGCCCTGTTCGACCAGGACGCGCAGCCCGGCCAGCAGTTCACCATCGTTGCGGTGGATGCCAACGTGCTCAACCTGGAACGCGGTTGA
- a CDS encoding 4Fe-4S single cluster domain-containing protein — translation MNRPLQLSRVHFPVTTLGPGQRLGIWFQGCSIRCSGCISADTWGPGRTVVDVASLLEQVAPWLDQADGVTISGGEPFDQFDALLQMLVGLRQRTAADILVYSGHPLETLQPMLDQARDLIDAVISDPYLEQADQSLALRGSDNQRLTLLTALGRSRLAGLERASTPADKALDLMFDATGTVWMAGIPRRGDLLRLRELLRAQGHQVQTSAHTSSRRPVE, via the coding sequence TTGAACCGTCCACTGCAGCTGTCACGCGTGCATTTCCCGGTGACCACGCTGGGGCCGGGGCAACGCCTGGGCATCTGGTTCCAGGGCTGCAGCATCCGCTGCAGCGGCTGCATTTCAGCCGACACTTGGGGCCCGGGGCGCACTGTCGTCGACGTGGCCTCCCTGCTCGAGCAGGTGGCCCCGTGGCTGGATCAGGCCGACGGCGTCACCATTTCCGGCGGCGAGCCGTTCGACCAGTTCGACGCCCTGCTGCAGATGCTGGTGGGACTGCGCCAACGCACCGCCGCGGACATCCTGGTGTACAGCGGCCACCCGCTGGAAACGCTGCAGCCCATGCTGGACCAGGCGCGCGACCTGATCGACGCGGTCATCAGCGACCCCTACCTCGAACAGGCGGACCAGTCGCTGGCGCTGCGCGGCAGCGACAACCAGCGCCTCACTCTGCTCACCGCGCTGGGTCGGTCGCGCCTGGCCGGCCTGGAGCGGGCCAGCACGCCGGCCGACAAGGCACTTGACCTGATGTTCGATGCCACCGGCACCGTCTGGATGGCCGGCATCCCCCGCCGCGGCGACCTGCTGCGCCTGCGCGAGCTGCTGCGCGCGCAGGGCCACCAGGTACAGACCAGCGCACACACTTCATCGCGTCGTCCAGTCGAGTAA